GATCCCTTCGCATCCGATGAAATGGACCTCTTTGACTATTCTCACCAGCATGACGGCGAAGGCCAAAGTACTTCATACGGCGGCGGGATTTCCAAACGGCTGTCGCCCAATCTGGGGTTCGGTATGGAATGGGAATACGACGTGGACAATCCTAAGGAGGAGTCCGCGGTTCGGGGTTGGAGCAACCTGGCGCTGCATGTCAAATACACGATGGTGCGTATTCCGGAACATGAATTTATCGCCTCCGCGATGGTGGATTACGATTGGGGTAACACAGGCGCAAAAAAGGTCCGGGAGCAATTCAGCACGGTCACCCCGACCCTTCTCTTCGGGTACGGATTCGGTGACCTTCCCGATTCCTTGGCGTATTTGAAGCCGTTTGCCCTCACCGGGTCGCTCGGCATCGGCTCCCCTTTCCGGAATCCGAGTACCGACGGTGGCGAAATCGAAAACGACCTCAGCTACGGTCTGGTCCTGCAGTACAGCCTTCTCTACCTTCAGTCGTTCGTCAAAGACATCGGCCTCGGATGGCCTTTCAATCGTCTTGTTCCGATCATGGAATACAGTGTCGACATGGGTTTTAACGGACCGGATTTCGGGAAGAAAACCGGGGCGTATTACCCGGGCATCGTCTGGGCCGGTCGGTACTACCAGGTGAACGTGGAGGGCATCGTGCCGATCAACAGTCAGAGCGGAGGGTACGGGGCTCAGGCCTTGATCCACCTGTATCTGGACGACATGTTCCCCAAAACCTATACTTGGACTCCCTTCTACGGAGTTTTAGGTGGAACTCAAAGGTAAATTGCAATGGACTGCGAAGCCGGTTTTTTTTCAAGCGGCTTGAAGCGGGACCCCGGGAATGAATTCCCAATAAAAATATCGGGGGTCCTGCTGGCATTCGTCTTAAGCATTCCCATTTCGGCGGGAGCCCATGCCTTTCCGGATCATTCGGATCCGCGGGTGGGGTGGGCGTTGAAGACTTCACCCGCGACCGTCCGAATCTGGTTCGATGGGCCGATCGAACCGCTTTTCAGCACGCTGGAGGTCTTCGATTCCAGCGGGAAGAAAGTGGACAAAGGAGACAGCCAGGTGGATCCCGGTGACCATACCGTTCTTGAGGTCGGCGTGCCGGCCCTGCCGCCGGGGACCTACACCGTCTCCTGGAGCGTGATTGCGATTGACACCCATCATACCGAGGGCCGTTTTAAATTCTCAATCGAAGGCCAATCATGACCGGACATTCGATGATATTTCATGTTCTGGTCCAGTGGCTAAACTTCCTTGGGGTCGTTGGGTTGGTCGGCCAGGTTCTGTTCCGATGGCTTGTTTTGAATCGTTCCCTCGAGGAACTCGGTCCGGGTTCTCCCGAGTTTGATAAGGCCCAGGCGATGAACCGGAAGGAGATGAGGCGTTGGATGGGTCAGCTCCTGATTCTATTATTCATCGTTACTGTTCTGGATTTGATCATCCGCGCCGAAATGATGAGCCGGAAACCCTTGTCGGCCACGATCCCGATGCTGCCCCTTATTATTTCCCAGACTCATGCGGGAAAGGTGTGGATGGCAAGGATGGTCCTTCTCGGCGTTCTCGGGGGACTGTGGTTTGTTATTAAGGATTGGCCGCACCCCGTGCTGCAAGTCCTCATGCTGCTGGCCTCCGCAGGTCTCGCCCTTACCGCAAGCCTCTTGGGTCATGCGGCGGATAAAGGAGATCTCTCCGTTGCCGTGACGGCCGACTGGATTCATGTCCTGTCGGTATCCGCTTGGGCGGGCGGGTTGGTTCCGCTGCGGTTTCTGATGCCGAAAATAACCCCCGGGCTGGATCCAAGGCATCGTCTCAGCCTGGAAGCCGCGGCGGTTCAACGGTTTTCACAGGTGGCCGTATTTTCTGTTGGCCTTTTGATTCTTAGCGGAGTCTACAGTGCCTGGCTTCACCTCAAGACCCTGGAAAACTTTTTGGGGACCCCGTACGGAATCACGTTGTTGCTCAAACTCATTTTTATCCTCCCCGTGCTGGTACTGGGTGGCCTCAGCCGGTACTACATTCGTCCGGTGCTCCAGTCTCTGGCGGGAAAACCGGTCCGTGAGGGTATCGTCGGCCGGTGGGCTCACCGGGCGGTGTGCATTCTGGGAGGGGAGTCGACCGGCGAGGACTATCGCATGCTTGAACGGGGGTATCGTTCGAGACAGGTAGCGGTCGTTCACTTTCGGGTCTTTGTCGCCCTCCAGTGTCTCCTCGTAATGGCCGTGTTGGGATGGACGGCCTTGTTGACGCAAACATCGCCGCCGAATCTGACCCATTTCGGAATTTCGGACCAACCGGCCGATATGAAAGATATGGGGATGTAGGAGAAATGGATTGTAATTTTACCGGAGGTTATAAGGAAAAGGGGAGGAGGCTGAATATGCGTGGAATAATGATTATCGGCGTCTTTACCGCCGCAATGGTCATGGGGATGTTGAATAACCAGATACAGGCTGCGGATCAGCAGGTCACGCTCATGCTGGGGGGACAATATTGTGAGTTCTATCCGAAGCAAGTCACGGACGCGTTGATGAAGGTCAAAGGGGTGAAATCCGTCGATCTTCAGAGCATGAAAGGCCACGCCGTTGTGGAACACGACGGCAGCGTGAAGGAGGACCAACTGGTCCAGGCGATCAAGGGCGTCAAGGGCACGAAAGGCGGGGTGGAATGGTATTGCGACGCCGAGGTGATGAAGTAGAACGCGGGTTCTCCTGATCGGTATTATTGTTGCTTGCAATGCGAATGGGGCCGATACGATGTGGAAAAAGACGGTGATCGTAATCGGTTTCGGAATGGTGTTGGGGTCCCTATGGGCGGGGGCATGGTTCGTGCGGCACGGATTCAGCGCCAAGGACGAGCCGAGCGTTCCCGAGCTGAAATTGGCCCGGTATCTGCGGCATCTCGCCGTGCCTCGACAACAGAGGGAAGCCAAAAACCCGATTCCGGCCACGCCGGAGATTTTGACGGAAGCCCGGGAGCATTTCGCCGATCATTGCGCCGTGTGTCACGGAAACGATGGAAGCGGAAAGACGGACATCGGCCAGGGTGTTTATCCCAAAGCTCCCGACTTGAGGCAGGAAGAAACCCAATTGCTTTCGGACGGGGAGTTGTTCTACATCATTCATAACGGGATTCGGTTCACCGCGATGCCGGGGTGGGGAACGGGTCGTCCGGAAGACGATCGTGACAGCTGGAAACTGGTCCGGTTCATCCGTCACCTTCCCGTGATCACCGAACAAGAGCTGGAGGAGATGAAACGGTTTAATCCCGTAAGTCAGAGGGAACGGGAGCGCCAGGAGG
The genomic region above belongs to Nitrospiria bacterium and contains:
- a CDS encoding copper resistance protein CopC → MDCEAGFFSSGLKRDPGNEFPIKISGVLLAFVLSIPISAGAHAFPDHSDPRVGWALKTSPATVRIWFDGPIEPLFSTLEVFDSSGKKVDKGDSQVDPGDHTVLEVGVPALPPGTYTVSWSVIAIDTHHTEGRFKFSIEGQS
- a CDS encoding CopD family protein, translating into MTGHSMIFHVLVQWLNFLGVVGLVGQVLFRWLVLNRSLEELGPGSPEFDKAQAMNRKEMRRWMGQLLILLFIVTVLDLIIRAEMMSRKPLSATIPMLPLIISQTHAGKVWMARMVLLGVLGGLWFVIKDWPHPVLQVLMLLASAGLALTASLLGHAADKGDLSVAVTADWIHVLSVSAWAGGLVPLRFLMPKITPGLDPRHRLSLEAAAVQRFSQVAVFSVGLLILSGVYSAWLHLKTLENFLGTPYGITLLLKLIFILPVLVLGGLSRYYIRPVLQSLAGKPVREGIVGRWAHRAVCILGGESTGEDYRMLERGYRSRQVAVVHFRVFVALQCLLVMAVLGWTALLTQTSPPNLTHFGISDQPADMKDMGM
- a CDS encoding cation transporter gives rise to the protein MRGIMIIGVFTAAMVMGMLNNQIQAADQQVTLMLGGQYCEFYPKQVTDALMKVKGVKSVDLQSMKGHAVVEHDGSVKEDQLVQAIKGVKGTKGGVEWYCDAEVMK
- a CDS encoding c-type cytochrome, whose protein sequence is MWKKTVIVIGFGMVLGSLWAGAWFVRHGFSAKDEPSVPELKLARYLRHLAVPRQQREAKNPIPATPEILTEAREHFADHCAVCHGNDGSGKTDIGQGVYPKAPDLRQEETQLLSDGELFYIIHNGIRFTAMPGWGTGRPEDDRDSWKLVRFIRHLPVITEQELEEMKRFNPVSQRERERQEEEDRFLRGEPIPLRPEAGHMH